The following DNA comes from Carassius carassius chromosome 41, fCarCar2.1, whole genome shotgun sequence.
gtctctcgaggaccataccagacggtttctctggctagctaatgccaccagctacccggaccacgcgctctgcaccttttatcacgccagcctgaaccctaggtgcagagcgttgtcgcccaaagatggtcctcgggaggatttcgccgcatttatagagtggaatctggtgagaaatgggtcccctctcacggtcggcccaatggaggatctcgccaggtccactctggacccagagcccagcctacaatctccccacggtacgaggcataagcccgagcccaccgatgacggagagccagagagcatcccgtcagaccaggtgcgagagccggcgacactgcccaccacgagggagcaaaatatggagcgccaaatgggtcaaaatgaggggggttccaattcacctatgccagatcctctgtttaGCCCaagaagggctcctgattccccgttaagcccaggacgggctcctgttcccccgttaagcccaggacgggctcctgatcctcctttaagcccaggacgggctcctgatcctccgttaagcccaggacgggctcctgatcctccgttaagcccaggacgggctcctgatcttccgttaagcccaggaagggctcctgatcttccgttaagcccaggacgggctcctgaacccccgttaagcccaggacgggctcctgatcctccgttaagcccaggacgggctcctgatcctccgttaagcccaggaagggctccagccccagagcttactccaatgcctgctcctccaaaattcccaccctcccacccactcctgcctcctcctccgctgtcgtctggctgcccctctgctcgccctcagcctaccatcattgtggtgcgagctcagcgggaccgccatcctccagcgacgccttggtcggcgtctccctcacctccgcctccagcctctgaggcctggactccgcctcggcccgttgacccgtcggctccaccatggctcctagctccttcctctccgccgtggcccggcagtccgcaggctctgcctggctccctcgtccctccggctccgccttggtctggcgtcgtccatcctatgcctcgggactccactcctccggcttcgcctcatccctccgtccctccggctccgtcaggctccttcatcccctcggctacacctcagtcctcggtcactctggcctcaccgcggccttccggatccacatcgccgcgtcagtcaccagagccatctgttccgcctaggacctccggctcctccccgtcaccctggctcttcggctctccgtctccgcctcgggctcctcctccacttgctccgttgccgtgggtcgagtccctggagtcagtgaccattcctcctccatggctccttccaccgtcggccccaccttgggccgttatggctgtggcctgggtcctgctgggtacctcctgcttcacatccttcctgtctcctccctggctcctccctccgtcatctcctccctggctccttcctctgtagtccctgtctgctggccccctcctgggaggctgtcctccaccggaacctcctcccaagttcccacccactcctccctttgttgtttctacggtgcgaggacgcacctaccgggaggggggagtactgtcacacacctggactcattttgtgtgtttttgcccctgtgacccagtttctgtcttccgtgtctggtttgattagtttccaggtgtgtctcttcatttccccatgtgttccatgtccctgttaatttagtcatgccatccacctgtgtttccccaattatcccttctacttaagccttgtccttgcagttctgttttgtcgggtctactcgtctaaatgtcaacttgtctacttgtcacctgttacttgccacttgcctcttgccacctgttatttacgacttaccttgtttatgttttatttaataaatccttgtttcgtttatccctcggctccgtgttccttccagcagcataagccgtgacaatatatatatatatatatatatattttttttttcttttttttcatacattaccatttaaaagtaTCTTGTACTATGTAGAAAGTCTGCATATTCATAGTCATAttacatacaatataatataatatattttatacaaatttatttaattcatttgaataaaatgtgatagtaaagacaaaagaacagtgtttatttgaaatgtaaatctttttgtaacattataaatgtctttactatcacaatttatcagtttaatgcaaccttgctaaataaaagtattaatgatGTTTCTTCATTTTCTTCTCAGATCTATAATGTATTCCCTAGGTTAGTCAGTCTCTTTCCTGGTAAACACCATCAGCTGTTCAAAGACCTAGAAGAGGCCAGAGAGTATTGCAAGCGTGAAGCGCAGGCTCGGATGAATACTTTGGATCCCTCGTGCCCACAGGACTTCATTGAGGCCTTTGTGTTAAAAATGAAAGAggtaaataattcaattaaaacagTTCTCATGGTCCTCATTGCATTTGATCACACCCTATGGTGGTGAAACTATGACATGATGTTGGTTTAAAACAATTCCAGATAACTTCCTTCATTTACAAGTTTTcatttttcatattcatattcattctcTTTTGCAGGAGAAAGACAATCCTGACACAGAATATAATTTTGGCAACTTGGTTTCTATAGTATGGAACATGTTTAGTGCCGGCACAGAAACCACTTCATCCACCATCAGATACGCTTTGCTTCTGATGATGAAGCACCCAGACATTCAAGGTGAGATCAGACAGATGTCTTCTAAGCATCAAGCAGAAtcctgagtgttttttttttactttcacttgtTCTGTACAGAGCGTGTTCAGCGGGAAATTGATGAGGTTGTAGGACAGGATCGTTGGCTCTCAGTAGAGGACAGACTGAACCTGCCATATACAGATGCTGTAATCCATGAGATTCAGCGGTATATGGATCTTGCCCCCATCGCTGTCCCACACAAGATGATGTGCGACACTGAATACAATGGTTATATCATTCCTAAGGTATTCTTCTtatgtatttacattatttactattaattattatttatgtctGTCTATTTCTAACAGAAACTTCTCTTTTAGGGGGTCATGGTTTTCCCTCTGCTATCCTCTGTGCTAATAGACCCAAAACTGTGGAAGAACCCAACTTGCTTTGATCCAGAGAACTTCCTGGATGCAGATGGCCGATTTCAGAAAAATGATGCATTTGTTGTGTTTGGCATGGGTGAGTTTAAGATCTAAAAtcagaacataaaaataaaaacagggaGGCTTGTTTTGAATCATGGAATTATGTTTCTCGCATTTTTAATTATACCGGGAACAAAATAACCATGTTAAATCGATTAATTTAAAGGAAAAATTATAGACAATTAAATGGctgatatattgaaaaaaaagtttcttcaaAAGATTTTTAAGCGGACTTCTTTCTGTTTTCGTCAGGCAAGCGTGCATGTCTTGGTGAAGCTCTGGCTCGCATAGAACTCTTCATCTTCTTCACTTTCCTCCTTCAGAATTTCATCTTCAAAGCCACAGTGCCACCAGAGGAGCTCGATACAACACCTACAGATTGCAGTTTTGGTCGCATACCCCGCACATACGAGTGCTATG
Coding sequences within:
- the LOC132123576 gene encoding cytochrome P450 2M1-like isoform X1, giving the protein MDILLALKTNLVSVVMVVLALILLWKIRGKQSSFERLPPGPAPNPLLGNLFQFNIKEAYKYYLELSNRYGSVVTIWLANTPVVIISGYQALKDTMIGLGEEFSGRAIYPLLMKSTYGYGVLSTSGHRWKEMRRFTLMTLKNFGMGRRSIEERVREEAENLVEMFKKCDGSAFSPADMLFNAVNNVICSIVFGHRFELEDPQFKSLLRTVNTYFTVLSSPLGQIYNVFPRLVSLFPGKHHQLFKDLEEAREYCKREAQARMNTLDPSCPQDFIEAFVLKMKEEKDNPDTEYNFGNLVSIVWNMFSAGTETTSSTIRYALLLMMKHPDIQERVQREIDEVVGQDRWLSVEDRLNLPYTDAVIHEIQRYMDLAPIAVPHKMMCDTEYNGYIIPKGVMVFPLLSSVLIDPKLWKNPTCFDPENFLDADGRFQKNDAFVVFGMGKRACLGEALARIELFIFFTFLLQNFIFKATVPPEELDTTPTDCSFGRIPRTYECYAIPRK